The Nocardia sp. NBC_01503 sequence GCCGGTGATACCGATGATCCGCAGAGTGCGAGACGGATCACCGTAAAGGGCCGAGGACAATTCGCCGAGCACCGAGCGCGGTGCGTCATGCACCAGCACCGGCACCGCGATCTCGCCGATCAATTCCGCACCCGCCGGATCGGTGAAGACCGCGACCGCGCCGCGCGCCACCGCATCGTGCGCGAACCGCGCGCCGTGCGACTGCGATCCGGCCAATCCGGTGAACAGATCACCCGGCTGTACCGCGTTCGACCGCTGCTCGATACCGGTGATCAGCACATCCGCCGGAATACCGGCGGCACCCACCGGGCGGGCGTTCGTGAGCTCTGCGACCGTGCGCAGGGCGGTCACCGGCGGTGCGGCGGGCCGAAGTACCTGCGGACTGTCTTGCGCGGGCACGAAGCTCCTCTCCGGGACGGTATTCATCGAAGGTCATGGATCCGAATCCGGTACTCGGACTCGGATCGACGTGTCAGGTTACCTGTGTTGTGTCACCGCGCGATCGGCACGGCGCAGTTCGGTCACCCGCCCGGGTACGAACCCGGTGCGGTGCGGCTCACGTCCATCGCCTACCTGCTCTAACTCGCCTGCAGAATCAGCGGTTTGGCCGGTGGCGACGGTGGCACCCGATCCCGCTGCAAGGCCCAGGAGGCGATGCTGTGGAACAGCGGCGCGGCCGAACCGCCACCGCTGCCGTCGGAGCTGCGCACGGGCGCGTCGAGCATCATGCCGATCACATAGCGCGGATTGTCGGCCGGGGCCATACCCGCGAAGGTGATCCAGTAACGGTCGGTCGAATAGCAGCGGCACTTCTGATCGATCTGCTGTGCGGTACCGGTCTTACCCGCCACCTGATAGCCCTCGATGGCGGCCGGGGTACCCGTACCGGACTGGATACCGCGCGGATCCTTCTGCACGATCGCCTGGAACATCTGCCGCAGCGTCTGCGCGGTCTGCGGACTGACCACCTTGACCGGATCGGGCTGGGTCTCCTCGGTGCGGGTGCCGTCCGGGGCGACCTTGGCCTTCACGATGCGCGGCGGAATCCGCACGCCGTCATTGGCGATAGCCTGGTACATGGCCGTCATCTGCAGGGTGGTCATCGAAAGACCCTGGCCGATAGGGAGATTGGCGAAGGTGGAGCCGGACCACTGATCGCGCGGGGGCAGTACGCCCGCACTCTCACCGGGCAGGCCGACACCGGTGCGCTGCCCCAGGCCGAACTTCTTGAGCATGTCGAAGTAGCGGTCCTCGCCGACCCGCTGCGCCAGCATGAGCGTGCCCACATTGGAGGACTTACCGAAGATGCCGGTGGTGGTGTACGGCGCGACACCGTGCTCCCAGGCATCGTGCACGGTGACCCCGCCCAGGCTGATGGCGCCCGGAACCTCGTGCACCTCATCGGGAGTGGTGAGGCCGTACTCGATGGCGGCGGCCGCGGTGACGATCTTGTTCACCGACCCGGGCTCGTACACCTCCTGTACCGAGGGATTGCCCAGATCCGATTGCGACCAGTACTGCGGGTCCAGTTTGGGATTGAAGGTGTTGTCGTTCGCCATGGCCAGCACCTGACCGGTATGCGCGTCCAGCACCACCGC is a genomic window containing:
- a CDS encoding peptidoglycan D,D-transpeptidase FtsI family protein, which translates into the protein MSSSRAMRGGRDSGRGRAAAARSRTGSGRAGSGPGRSARPRPAPGMDGPTRFRFGVGRVLMLVALLVTAGQLLWIQSFSAPMLSAQAASQRTVKLPDAALRGSITDRYGNPLAFTIAAKALTFQPVKVRKQLADAHEKNPSAPAVDDRLQAIAKYIHEKLGNAAPEKDLLEKLRSDDAFAYLAHNVDSQVAADISLQFPEVGADRQDMREHPGGSLAANVIGATGWDGHGQIGLESAMDSILSGSDGSMTYDRGSDGAVIPGSWRDRVPAVNGYSVELTLDQDLQYYVQQQVQQAKDVSGAQAASAVVLDAHTGQVLAMANDNTFNPKLDPQYWSQSDLGNPSVQEVYEPGSVNKIVTAAAAIEYGLTTPDEVHEVPGAISLGGVTVHDAWEHGVAPYTTTGIFGKSSNVGTLMLAQRVGEDRYFDMLKKFGLGQRTGVGLPGESAGVLPPRDQWSGSTFANLPIGQGLSMTTLQMTAMYQAIANDGVRIPPRIVKAKVAPDGTRTEETQPDPVKVVSPQTAQTLRQMFQAIVQKDPRGIQSGTGTPAAIEGYQVAGKTGTAQQIDQKCRCYSTDRYWITFAGMAPADNPRYVIGMMLDAPVRSSDGSGGGSAAPLFHSIASWALQRDRVPPSPPAKPLILQAS